A single region of the Aeromonas hydrophila subsp. hydrophila ATCC 7966 genome encodes:
- a CDS encoding sensor domain-containing phosphodiesterase has product MSSTALSHLSSASQTPLFFRLDVRSQRLVALTDVMQTPLYWLDEPRGPWPAQLPDALRLPIEQALTSGQGGKLVLRFAGQQWHVALSHEQDAFWLICLQTLRQEPVADLALHLPRLSQMASQQQFAAMLETLKESLGADRLILWHYQANGPLGSEQLTPVFTLGADEVAAIRGDSRYIRALRTRKSLSFSEAAHQPMLSQHYYLANAGVSSRLDGALLEQEKLIGVLSLEYLNATPLSEEMLQLVRHSAQLLGHWQPLPEPVHNPVLALPAELTLLTGIAYCRALVRWGMSVSGARIGWIGEYQPRGQELWMIPRCVLEGETFSVLKPIQMDPGPGQELFQHGQAVYVEDLPLRYPQASQLLALNSPVYVGIPLHGQHGAPIGQLTLLLDTPLADPMPLLDALSSQHERAAVELQRLAADEALRLAEVAFNTHDGLLVMDHKGIILKVNNSFTRITGFADDEMIGQHIVRLRPTYYGDHLKQDVRQAVAAQEFWMGEERCLHKDGHLFPVRLMVSGVQDEHGEISHYVCSFYDISKEKEAARHIEQLAYYDDLCGLYNRRSLNDIMQRTLQEASGQWGALLLVDLDNFKSINDSLGHACGDLLLQAVVERLKGLPQDNLVLARISGDEFALLFSALGQGYVTAKILAEHFARELMGLFRIPFDIEDHKLHCSASVGISLFSSEDKDHLVLMQQADTATHMAKRSGQGNYVFFSEAMAEKEKSKLALNNQLRDALRHHELQLHYQPQYRVDNGALSGIEALLRWQRSDGSMVPPAEFIPIAEETSLIQDIGYWVMKTACAQYSFWLNRGLAIPHLSVNVSARQFHTVGFVQQVEYILRDTGVPPSRLLLEVTESVVLENRLESIARMRQLKELGILLSIDDFGTGYSSLAYLRDLPADEVKLDRSFIQTLVHSEQDKAIVKAILELAKVFRFTVTAEGVEDEEQLAILKSLGCQHYQGFLTSRPLTAKALESLLGAAVPG; this is encoded by the coding sequence ATGTCGTCAACCGCGCTCAGTCACCTTTCTTCTGCCAGCCAGACACCGCTGTTCTTTCGTCTGGACGTGCGCAGCCAGCGGCTGGTCGCCCTGACCGATGTGATGCAAACCCCGCTCTACTGGCTCGATGAGCCCAGAGGCCCCTGGCCGGCCCAGTTGCCGGATGCGCTGCGCCTGCCCATCGAGCAGGCGCTCACCAGCGGCCAGGGCGGCAAGCTGGTGCTGCGCTTTGCCGGCCAGCAGTGGCACGTCGCCCTCTCCCACGAACAAGATGCCTTCTGGCTCATCTGCCTGCAGACCCTGCGCCAGGAGCCAGTGGCCGATCTGGCGCTGCACCTGCCGCGCCTGAGCCAGATGGCGAGCCAACAGCAGTTTGCCGCCATGCTGGAGACCCTCAAAGAGAGTCTGGGGGCCGATCGCCTCATCCTCTGGCACTATCAGGCCAACGGCCCCCTCGGCAGCGAACAGCTGACCCCGGTCTTCACCCTGGGGGCCGACGAAGTGGCCGCCATTCGCGGCGACAGCCGCTACATCCGCGCCCTGCGCACCCGCAAGTCCCTGAGCTTTTCGGAGGCGGCGCACCAACCCATGCTGAGCCAGCACTACTACCTGGCCAATGCGGGGGTGAGCTCGCGCTTGGACGGCGCGTTGCTGGAGCAGGAAAAACTCATCGGCGTGCTGAGCCTCGAATACCTCAACGCCACCCCCCTCAGTGAAGAGATGCTGCAACTGGTGCGGCACAGCGCCCAGCTGCTCGGCCACTGGCAACCGCTCCCCGAACCTGTGCACAACCCTGTGCTGGCCCTGCCGGCCGAGCTCACCCTGCTGACCGGCATCGCCTATTGCCGCGCGCTGGTGCGCTGGGGCATGAGCGTCAGCGGTGCCCGCATCGGCTGGATCGGCGAGTACCAGCCCCGCGGCCAGGAGCTGTGGATGATCCCGCGCTGCGTGCTGGAAGGAGAGACCTTCTCGGTGCTCAAACCCATCCAGATGGACCCGGGCCCCGGCCAGGAGCTGTTCCAGCACGGCCAGGCGGTCTATGTGGAAGACCTGCCCCTGCGCTATCCCCAGGCCAGCCAGCTGCTGGCACTCAATTCCCCCGTCTATGTCGGCATTCCGCTGCACGGCCAGCACGGTGCCCCCATCGGCCAGCTCACCCTGCTGCTCGACACGCCGCTGGCCGACCCCATGCCGCTGCTCGATGCCCTCAGCAGCCAGCACGAGCGGGCCGCCGTCGAACTACAGCGCTTGGCCGCCGACGAAGCCTTGCGGCTGGCCGAGGTGGCTTTCAATACCCACGACGGCCTGCTGGTGATGGATCACAAGGGGATCATCCTCAAGGTCAACAACTCCTTTACCCGCATCACCGGCTTTGCCGACGATGAGATGATCGGCCAGCATATCGTCCGGCTCAGGCCCACCTACTATGGCGATCACCTGAAGCAGGACGTGCGCCAAGCCGTGGCGGCCCAGGAATTCTGGATGGGGGAAGAGCGCTGCCTGCACAAGGATGGCCACCTGTTCCCGGTGCGCTTGATGGTGAGCGGGGTGCAGGACGAGCACGGCGAGATCAGCCACTACGTCTGCAGCTTCTACGATATCAGCAAGGAGAAGGAGGCGGCGCGCCACATCGAGCAGCTCGCCTATTACGACGATCTGTGCGGCCTCTACAACCGCCGCAGCCTCAACGATATCATGCAGCGTACCCTGCAGGAGGCCAGCGGCCAGTGGGGCGCCCTGCTGCTGGTGGATCTGGACAACTTCAAGTCGATCAACGACTCCCTCGGCCATGCCTGCGGCGATCTGCTGTTGCAGGCGGTGGTGGAGCGGCTCAAGGGGCTGCCGCAGGACAACCTGGTGCTGGCCCGCATCTCGGGTGACGAATTCGCCCTGCTGTTCAGCGCCCTGGGCCAGGGCTATGTCACCGCCAAGATCCTGGCCGAGCACTTCGCCCGCGAGCTGATGGGGCTGTTTCGCATTCCGTTCGACATCGAGGATCACAAGCTGCACTGCAGCGCCTCGGTGGGGATCAGCCTCTTCTCCAGCGAGGACAAGGATCACCTGGTGCTGATGCAGCAGGCCGACACCGCCACCCACATGGCCAAGCGATCCGGCCAGGGCAACTATGTGTTCTTCAGCGAGGCGATGGCGGAGAAGGAGAAGAGCAAGCTGGCGCTCAACAACCAGCTGCGCGACGCCCTGCGCCACCACGAGCTGCAGTTGCACTATCAGCCGCAATACCGGGTCGATAACGGTGCACTGTCCGGCATCGAGGCGCTGCTGCGCTGGCAACGCAGCGACGGCAGCATGGTGCCACCGGCGGAGTTCATCCCCATCGCCGAGGAGACCAGCCTCATCCAGGACATCGGCTACTGGGTGATGAAGACCGCCTGCGCCCAGTACAGCTTCTGGCTCAACCGCGGGCTGGCCATTCCCCATCTGTCGGTCAACGTCAGCGCCCGCCAGTTCCACACCGTCGGCTTCGTGCAGCAGGTGGAATACATACTGCGCGATACCGGGGTGCCCCCCTCCCGCCTGCTGCTGGAGGTGACCGAATCCGTGGTGCTGGAGAACCGGCTGGAGAGCATCGCCAGAATGCGCCAGCTCAAGGAGCTCGGCATCCTGCTCTCCATCGATGATTTCGGCACCGGCTACTCGTCGCTCGCCTATCTGCGCGACCTGCCGGCGGACGAGGTGAAGCTAGACAGAAGCTTCATTCAGACCCTGGTACACAGCGAACAGGACAAGGCCATCGTCAAGGCGATCCTGGAACTGGCCAAGGTTTTTCGTTTTACCGTCACCGCCGAAGGGGTGGAGGACGAAGAGCAGCTCGCCATCCTCAAATCCCTCGGATGCCAGCATTATCAAGGCTTCCTGACCAGCCGGCCGCTCACCGCCAAAGCCCTAGAGAGCCTGCTGGGTGCCGCGGTACCGGGCTAA